In Anopheles bellator chromosome 2, idAnoBellAS_SP24_06.2, whole genome shotgun sequence, the genomic stretch taaaatttaagtaACAACACCCACTGCTACCTGCACGAGGATAGAAATGAATTATTTGGTTTGAACTTTATTTCTCTACACAATCTTCAATGTACCGGCTCACCATTAAAACGAGCTAAGCAGAAGCGACTCTTAAACTGATCAGCCTACCAGATGTTTGGGGGTCGCGTGACCCACTAAATTAAATGGTTTTACACTGAGCCGCATTTGAATTcctctttctatctctctctctctataaCTTTATATACATTGCGCGAAATGTAGCTACGCACGCACAAGAAATCACGGTTAACTGGAAGAACATTTAAAACACAAGCTTCACAATAGTGTTCTTAAAATGCGGGACGGTTATaacaaagtgaaacaaaaaaataaaacatccgCAATCATATACGAAGCACGAGGATTCGAATCCAGTTGCTGGGTAAAATAACCGAAGTCGGAGAGAATAAAAACAACCTTTCACTAAACAAGATCACTGAACATCACCGCGTCTCGAAGGAGGGACGGATAATGACCGTAACAACCTCAAATTTAGTGCGACTTACGTCTGCTTGATGATGTGCCGCGAGATCAGTTCGGTCGCTTCGCTTGCGTTCGGTATGAGGAACCGATCCATATCCGTAATGACGAGGTTTTCTTCGTCCGGATAGCCATAGTTGAACGTGATCAAATCACGATGTCGCTTTTTGGCCGTAATCTTTACGATGCTCTGCAACGACCGACGAACGATGATACGAGCCCTGTCTTTGCGCCCTTCGAGTTCCCGTAGGACAAGCAGGTGTGTTGCCGTGACGATCAGGTAGCTATCGTACATGTATCCATTAAGATGCACCTCTTGGCATTTGAAATAGCGTATCACATCTGAACCCTTCAGGAAGCTCTGTATCGACACTTCATTTTCGGCCGGGTCGATTCCACCTTGGGCGTAAGCACGAGAGCCACTCGGTGTTGTTGCAGAATTTTCACTGGCCGCCGAATTGagatcgtcatcgtcctcctGATCCTCGCCAATACTAAACACGGGCGCCACATTGCGATAGCGTCTGCCGTTGCGATCATTGCGTGAAACATGTTTCTCTGCCGCTCCTCCAACCGCACCCGCGCCAGCTGCATTCGGATTGGAAATGTAGTCGAACAGCTTCTCGCGAACCTCGGCTGACTTCGTTTTCATCGCTAGAGACAGTTTGCTAAACAGATCTATGGTTGACTTTCGATCGCCAGCGgccgtgccgttgttgtttgcgaAACTACCAACTTGCAGAGTTTTGGGTGTGGTTTTTGTGCTGTCGGGCGCACCGCTGTTAATCATTCTAGTTTCTCCGTTGGAgctgctattgttgttgttgttcaacGTTCCTTTCGTTGGACCACCTCGGTAACGCTGCCGGTCGCGGTTGCACACTAAACACTTGAGGGGATCGTGATCCTCGAGGCAATCGACCATCCCTTCTCCGAAGTACTCATGTATTGCCTCATAGCCACCCGTAAGCAGCGACACGTACTTGGTGCTTTTTTGCAGAAACGAAGCCACTACCATGTGCGTATACTGATCCTCCTCCAGTCGACCGGACCCCAGAAAGCACAGATGCTCACCACCGGCGTTCGAATTGGCATCGATCGCGTTGCGCTGCGAACGCAACAGGCCTTGCACGGCCGTCTGGaatgcttccggttccgacagCATCAAGTTGCTGTCGAGATGGAATGCAGTTGAAAGGTGACCCGAGTTGTACTGCTCTGCCGGGCGGCAATCGACCAGAAAAAATCGCACAGCTTCCGGGTGCGGATTTTCCATGGACGCATTCTCGATTAACTCGTTCACCGAAACGGGTAGACAGAGCGCCTGTGAAACGATCGACGTTTCTGTCGCACTG encodes the following:
- the LOC131212285 gene encoding TBC1 domain family member 23 isoform X2; amino-acid sequence: MENSLWFIELEAALQDDCTVDEIYAICHGRTLPEALRLDVWQVCLGVRNKIDQLAQFNEIYDLPFQVQLRNDCEEFVNKLGNEDEDKVSVVCDLESILTFYCKNRNVVYEPNNGWVELMLPLLSLKLVRSETYNLFEAIRDTYIPKGCAKNGTVFNVFRLLLLYHDPELCTILDTKRITPDCYAIGWFQTLFASTCTLPVVLSMWDLYFQQSDPFLVFFLSLIVLINQRDQILAMKGSSKEELTRFLVNMPCNIEADDVLDFCSLAQYYSVKTPASFKRDLFSVLFGAQNSATETSIVSQALCLPVSVNELIENASMENPHPEAVRFFLVDCRPAEQYNSGHLSTAFHLDSNLMLSEPEAFQTAVQGLLRSQRNAIDANSNAGGEHLCFLGSGRLEEDQYTHMVVASFLQKSTKYVSLLTGGYEAIHEYFGEGMVDCLEDHDPLKCLVCNRDRQRYRGGPTKGTLNNNNNNLFSKLSLAMKTKSAEVREKLFDYISNPNAAGAGAVGGAAEKHVSRNDRNGRRYRNVAPVFSIGEDQEDDDDLNSAASENSATTPSGSRAYAQGGIDPAENEVSIQSFLKGSDVIRYFKCQEVHLNGYMYDSYLIVTATHLLVLRELEGRKDRARIIVRRSLQSIVKITAKKRHRDLITFNYGYPDEENLVITDMDRFLIPNASEATELISRHIIKQT
- the LOC131212285 gene encoding TBC1 domain family member 23 isoform X1, with translation MENSLWFIELEAALQDDCTVDEIYAICHGRTLPEALRLDVWQVCLGVRNKIDQLAQFNEIYDLPFQVQLRNDCEEFVNKLGNEDEDKVSVVCDLESILTFYCKNRNVVYEPNNGWVELMLPLLSLKLVRSETYNLFEAIRDTYIPKGCAKNGTVFNVFRLLLLYHDPELCTILDTKRITPDCYAIGWFQTLFASTCTLPVVLSMWDLYFQQSDPFLVFFLSLIVLINQRDQILAMKGSSKEELTRFLVNMPCNIEADDVLDFCSLAQYYSVKTPASFKRDLFSVLFGAQNSATETSIVSQALCLPVSVNELIENASMENPHPEAVRFFLVDCRPAEQYNSGHLSTAFHLDSNLMLSEPEAFQTAVQGLLRSQRNAIDANSNAGGEHLCFLGSGRLEEDQYTHMVVASFLQKSTKYVSLLTGGYEAIHEYFGEGMVDCLEDHDPLKCLVCNRDRQRYRGGPTKGTLNNNNNSSSNGETRMINSGAPDSTKTTPKTLQVGSFANNNGTAAGDRKSTIDLFSKLSLAMKTKSAEVREKLFDYISNPNAAGAGAVGGAAEKHVSRNDRNGRRYRNVAPVFSIGEDQEDDDDLNSAASENSATTPSGSRAYAQGGIDPAENEVSIQSFLKGSDVIRYFKCQEVHLNGYMYDSYLIVTATHLLVLRELEGRKDRARIIVRRSLQSIVKITAKKRHRDLITFNYGYPDEENLVITDMDRFLIPNASEATELISRHIIKQT